A single Macaca fascicularis isolate 582-1 chromosome 13, T2T-MFA8v1.1 DNA region contains:
- the ZC3H6 gene encoding zinc finger CCCH domain-containing protein 6 isoform X1: protein MTDSEHAGHDREDGELEDGEIDDAGFEEIQEKEAKENEKQKSEKAYRKSRKKHKKEREKKKSKRRKREKHKHNSPSSDDSSDYSLDSDVEHTESSHKKRTGFYRDYDIPFTQRGHISGSYMTSKKGQHKKFKSKEYDEYSTYSDDNFGNYSDDNFGNYGQETEEDFANQLKQYRQAKETSNIALGSSFSKESGKKQRMKGVQQGIEQRVKSFNVGRGRGLPKKIKRKERGGRTNKGPNVFSVSDDFQEYSKPGKKWKVMTQEFINQHTVEHKGKQICKYFLEGRCIKGDQCKFDHDAELEKRKEICKFYLQGYCTKGENCIYMHNEFPCKFYHSGAKCYQGDNCKFSHDDLTKETKKLLDKVLNTDEELINEDERELEELRKRGITPLPKPPPGVGLLPTPPEHFPFSDPEDDFQTDFSDDFRKIPSLFEIVVKPTVDLAHKIGRKPPAFYNSASPPGPQFQGSSPHPQHIYSSGSSPGPGPNMSQGHSSPVMHPGSPGHHPCAGPPGLPVPQSPPLPPGPPEIVGPQNQAGVLVQPDTSLTPPSMGGAYHSPGFPGHVMKVPRENHCSPGSSYQQSPGEMQLNANYESLQNPAEFYDNYYAQHPVHNFQPPSNSGDGMWHGEFAQQQPPVVQDSPNHGSGSDGSSTRTGHGPLPVPGLLPAVQRALFVRLTQRYQEDEEQTSTQPHRAPSKEEDDTVNWYSSSEEEEGSSVKSILKTLQKQTETLRNQQQPSTELSTPTDPRLAKEKSKGNQVVDPRLRTIPRQDIRKPSESAPLDLRFAWDPRKLRGNGSGHVGSSVSGAKFDLHHANAGTNVKHKRGDDDDEDTERELREKAFLIPLDASPGIMLQDPRSQLRQFSHIKMDITLTKPNFAKHIVWAPEDLLPVPLPKPDPVSSINLPLPPLIADQRLNRLWNTKSDLHQNTVSIDPKLAAKAKINTTSREGYLEQFGDSHSSGSKLGDPRLQKNFDPRLHRLPNTESHQVVMKDSHTSKGAPHLARPNPGSSQPSGAGASNSGSGALPPYVPKLSSSAGLPLGTSTSVLSGISLYDPRDHGSSSTSELATASSGENSKNQKKSGGLKSSDKNEPSPGEAILPQKTSPNVEVTLDGPADPQADVPRSSGKVQVPAVHSLPVQALTGLIRPQYSDPRQARQPGQGSPTPDNDPGRETDDKSLKEVFKTFDPTASPFC from the exons CGTGGACATATATCAGGAAGCTACATGACATCAAAGAAGGgtcaacataaaaaatttaaaagtaaagaatatgATGAGTACAGCACCTACAGTGATGACAACTTCGGTAACTACAGTGATGACAACTTTGGTAATTACGGTCAGGAAACAGAGGAAGATTTTGCCAATCAGCTGAAACAATACAGGCAAGCTAAAGAAACCTCAAATATTGCTTTAGGGTCATCATTTTCTAAAGAATCAGGGAAAAAACAGAGAATGAAAGGAGTTCAGCAAG GTATTGAACAGAGAGTTAAAAGTTTTAATGTTGGTCGTGGACGTGGCTTGCCGAAGAAAATCAAACGAAAAGAACGTGGGGGAAGAACCAATAAAGGGCCTAATGTTTTTTCAGTATCGGATGACTTTCAAGAG TATAGTAAACCAGGGAAAAAATGGAAGGTTATGACTCAGGAATTTATTAATCAGCACACAGTGgaacacaaaggaaaacaaatctgtAAATACTTCCTGGAAGGGAGATGTATTAAG gGAGATCAGTGTAAATTTGATCATGATGCAGagttggagaaaagaaaagagatctgCAAATTTTATTTACAAGGATATTGTACCAAAGGAGAGAACTGCATTTATATGCATA atgaatTTCCTTGCAAGTTCTATCATAGTGGAGCAAAATGTTACCAGGGAGACAACTGTAAATTTTCCCATGATGATCTaactaaagaaacaaagaaactttTGGACAAA GTGTTGAATACTGATGAAGAACTCATAAATGAAGATGAAAGAGAATTAGAGGAACTTAGAAAGCGTGGCATAACTCCTCTTCCCAAACCACCTCCAGGGGTTGGGCTTCTGCCAACCCCTCCAGAGCATTTTCCCTTTTCTGATCCTGAAGACGATTTTCAGACAGATTTCTCTGATGATTTTAGGAAAATTCCATCTCTTTTTGAAATAGTTGTAAAACCTACTGTGGATTTAGCGCATAAAATTGGGAGGAA GCCACCAGCATTTTATAACAGTGCCTCACCACCAGGACCACAATTTCAGGGAAGCAGTCCACACCCTCAACATATCTATAGTTCTGGGTCAAGTCCAGGTCCTGGACCTAACATGTCTCAGGGACACAGTAGTCCTGTGATGCACCCAGGCTCCCCTGGACATCACCCATGTGCAGGACCTCCTGGTCTACCAGTGCCACAGAGCCCACCTTTACCACCTGGTCCACCTGAAATTGTAGGTCCTCAAAATCAAGCTGGAGTACTTGTTCAACCAGACACATCTTTGACACCACCAAGTATGGGTGGGGCTTACCACTCCCCAGGCTTTCCAGGACATGTGATGAAAGTACCCAGAGAGAATCactgttctccaggttcatcatACCAGCAAAGTCCTGGTGAAATGCAGCTTAACGCCAATTATGAGTCCCTGCAAAACCCAGCTGAGTTTTATGATAATTACTATGCACAGCATCCTGTACATAATTTTCAGCCACCCAGTAACTCTGGTG ATGGGATGTGGCATGGCGAATTTGCCCAGCAGCAGCCTCCTGTTGTTCAAGACTCACCTAACCATGGGAGTGGGTCTGATGGCAGCAGCACCAGGACAGGCCATGGCCCTCTGCCTGTACCAGGCCTCCTCCCTGCGGTGCAAAGAGCTCTTTTTGTCAGACTTACTCAGAGATACCAAGAAGATGAAGAACAAACCAGCACCCAACCTCATAGAGCACCAAGCAAGGAAGAAG ATGATACAGTTAACTGGTATTCCAGTagtgaagaggaagaaggaagcagtGTCAAATCAATACTGAAAACATTacagaaacaaacagaaactttAAGGAATCAGCAACAACCTTCCACAGAACTCAGCACTCCTACTGATCCAAGACTTgctaaagagaaaagtaaaggaaacCAAGTGGTTGACCCTAGACTTAGGACTATCCCAAGGCAAGACATTAGAAAGCCTTCTGAGTCTGCCCCACTGGATCTTAGATTTGCGTGGGATCCCAGGAAATTGAGAGGGAATGGAAGTGGTCACGTAGGCTCTTCTGTTAGTGGAGCAAAGTTTGATTTGCATCATGCAAATGCTGGCACTAATGTCAAACACAAAAGaggcgatgatgatgatgaagatacagaaagagaactgagagaaaaagctttcttaaTACCTTTGGATGCCTCACCTGGCATAATGCTCCAGGATCCAAGGTCACAATTGAGACAGTTCAGTCACATTAAAATGGACATTACTCTAACCAAACCCAACTTTGCAAAACACATCGTGTGGGCTCCGGAAGACTTACTTCCAGTACCTTTACCTAAACCTGATCCAGTGTCTTCAATCAATTTACCTCTGCCCCCGCTTATAGCTGACCAGAGGCTAAATAGGTTATGGAATACCAAAAGTGATCTTCATCAGAACACAGTGTCCATTGATCCAAAATTAGCAGCCAAAGCGAAAATTAATACAACAAGCAGAGAAGGCTACCTAGAACAATTTGGAGACTCACACAGTTCAGGAAGTAAATTAGGAGATCCTAgactacaaaaaaattttgatCCTAGGCTTCACAGGCTACCCAATACAGAGTCTCATCAAGTGGTTATGAAGGATTCACATACATCAAAGGGTGCCCCTCACTTAGCCAGACCAAACCCTGGTTCATCACAGCCCTCAGGGGCAGGAGCTAGCAATTCTGGTTCCGGGGCTCTGCCTCCGTATGTCCCTAAACTCTCTTCCTCAGCTGGCCTTCCACTGGGAACTTCAACTTCAGTTCTTAGTGGTATTAGTTTGTATGACCCTAGGGATCATGGTTCATCATCCACATCAGAACTAGCAACAGCTTCTTCAGGAGAAAACtcaaagaaccagaaaaaaagtGGTGGCTTAAAAAGTAGTGACAAAAATGAGCCTTCTCCTGGAGAAGCTATCCTTCCACAGAAAACCAGTCCAAATGTGGAAGTCACTCTTGATGGGCCAGCTGACCCACAGGCAGATGTTCCCAGGAGTTCTGGTAAGGTTCAGGTCCCAGCAGTGCACAGCCTTCCTGTTCAGGCATTAACAGGCTTAATTAGGCCACAGTACAGTGATCCAAGGCAGGCAAGGCAGCCAGGACAGGGGAGCCCAACCCCAGATAATGATCCCGGAAGAGAAACAGATGACAAATCTCTGAAAgaggtttttaaaacttttgatcCAACTGCTTCACCATTTTGTTAG
- the ZC3H6 gene encoding zinc finger CCCH domain-containing protein 6 isoform X2, with amino-acid sequence MTQEFINQHTVEHKGKQICKYFLEGRCIKGDQCKFDHDAELEKRKEICKFYLQGYCTKGENCIYMHNEFPCKFYHSGAKCYQGDNCKFSHDDLTKETKKLLDKVLNTDEELINEDERELEELRKRGITPLPKPPPGVGLLPTPPEHFPFSDPEDDFQTDFSDDFRKIPSLFEIVVKPTVDLAHKIGRKPPAFYNSASPPGPQFQGSSPHPQHIYSSGSSPGPGPNMSQGHSSPVMHPGSPGHHPCAGPPGLPVPQSPPLPPGPPEIVGPQNQAGVLVQPDTSLTPPSMGGAYHSPGFPGHVMKVPRENHCSPGSSYQQSPGEMQLNANYESLQNPAEFYDNYYAQHPVHNFQPPSNSGDGMWHGEFAQQQPPVVQDSPNHGSGSDGSSTRTGHGPLPVPGLLPAVQRALFVRLTQRYQEDEEQTSTQPHRAPSKEEDDTVNWYSSSEEEEGSSVKSILKTLQKQTETLRNQQQPSTELSTPTDPRLAKEKSKGNQVVDPRLRTIPRQDIRKPSESAPLDLRFAWDPRKLRGNGSGHVGSSVSGAKFDLHHANAGTNVKHKRGDDDDEDTERELREKAFLIPLDASPGIMLQDPRSQLRQFSHIKMDITLTKPNFAKHIVWAPEDLLPVPLPKPDPVSSINLPLPPLIADQRLNRLWNTKSDLHQNTVSIDPKLAAKAKINTTSREGYLEQFGDSHSSGSKLGDPRLQKNFDPRLHRLPNTESHQVVMKDSHTSKGAPHLARPNPGSSQPSGAGASNSGSGALPPYVPKLSSSAGLPLGTSTSVLSGISLYDPRDHGSSSTSELATASSGENSKNQKKSGGLKSSDKNEPSPGEAILPQKTSPNVEVTLDGPADPQADVPRSSGKVQVPAVHSLPVQALTGLIRPQYSDPRQARQPGQGSPTPDNDPGRETDDKSLKEVFKTFDPTASPFC; translated from the exons ATGACTCAGGAATTTATTAATCAGCACACAGTGgaacacaaaggaaaacaaatctgtAAATACTTCCTGGAAGGGAGATGTATTAAG gGAGATCAGTGTAAATTTGATCATGATGCAGagttggagaaaagaaaagagatctgCAAATTTTATTTACAAGGATATTGTACCAAAGGAGAGAACTGCATTTATATGCATA atgaatTTCCTTGCAAGTTCTATCATAGTGGAGCAAAATGTTACCAGGGAGACAACTGTAAATTTTCCCATGATGATCTaactaaagaaacaaagaaactttTGGACAAA GTGTTGAATACTGATGAAGAACTCATAAATGAAGATGAAAGAGAATTAGAGGAACTTAGAAAGCGTGGCATAACTCCTCTTCCCAAACCACCTCCAGGGGTTGGGCTTCTGCCAACCCCTCCAGAGCATTTTCCCTTTTCTGATCCTGAAGACGATTTTCAGACAGATTTCTCTGATGATTTTAGGAAAATTCCATCTCTTTTTGAAATAGTTGTAAAACCTACTGTGGATTTAGCGCATAAAATTGGGAGGAA GCCACCAGCATTTTATAACAGTGCCTCACCACCAGGACCACAATTTCAGGGAAGCAGTCCACACCCTCAACATATCTATAGTTCTGGGTCAAGTCCAGGTCCTGGACCTAACATGTCTCAGGGACACAGTAGTCCTGTGATGCACCCAGGCTCCCCTGGACATCACCCATGTGCAGGACCTCCTGGTCTACCAGTGCCACAGAGCCCACCTTTACCACCTGGTCCACCTGAAATTGTAGGTCCTCAAAATCAAGCTGGAGTACTTGTTCAACCAGACACATCTTTGACACCACCAAGTATGGGTGGGGCTTACCACTCCCCAGGCTTTCCAGGACATGTGATGAAAGTACCCAGAGAGAATCactgttctccaggttcatcatACCAGCAAAGTCCTGGTGAAATGCAGCTTAACGCCAATTATGAGTCCCTGCAAAACCCAGCTGAGTTTTATGATAATTACTATGCACAGCATCCTGTACATAATTTTCAGCCACCCAGTAACTCTGGTG ATGGGATGTGGCATGGCGAATTTGCCCAGCAGCAGCCTCCTGTTGTTCAAGACTCACCTAACCATGGGAGTGGGTCTGATGGCAGCAGCACCAGGACAGGCCATGGCCCTCTGCCTGTACCAGGCCTCCTCCCTGCGGTGCAAAGAGCTCTTTTTGTCAGACTTACTCAGAGATACCAAGAAGATGAAGAACAAACCAGCACCCAACCTCATAGAGCACCAAGCAAGGAAGAAG ATGATACAGTTAACTGGTATTCCAGTagtgaagaggaagaaggaagcagtGTCAAATCAATACTGAAAACATTacagaaacaaacagaaactttAAGGAATCAGCAACAACCTTCCACAGAACTCAGCACTCCTACTGATCCAAGACTTgctaaagagaaaagtaaaggaaacCAAGTGGTTGACCCTAGACTTAGGACTATCCCAAGGCAAGACATTAGAAAGCCTTCTGAGTCTGCCCCACTGGATCTTAGATTTGCGTGGGATCCCAGGAAATTGAGAGGGAATGGAAGTGGTCACGTAGGCTCTTCTGTTAGTGGAGCAAAGTTTGATTTGCATCATGCAAATGCTGGCACTAATGTCAAACACAAAAGaggcgatgatgatgatgaagatacagaaagagaactgagagaaaaagctttcttaaTACCTTTGGATGCCTCACCTGGCATAATGCTCCAGGATCCAAGGTCACAATTGAGACAGTTCAGTCACATTAAAATGGACATTACTCTAACCAAACCCAACTTTGCAAAACACATCGTGTGGGCTCCGGAAGACTTACTTCCAGTACCTTTACCTAAACCTGATCCAGTGTCTTCAATCAATTTACCTCTGCCCCCGCTTATAGCTGACCAGAGGCTAAATAGGTTATGGAATACCAAAAGTGATCTTCATCAGAACACAGTGTCCATTGATCCAAAATTAGCAGCCAAAGCGAAAATTAATACAACAAGCAGAGAAGGCTACCTAGAACAATTTGGAGACTCACACAGTTCAGGAAGTAAATTAGGAGATCCTAgactacaaaaaaattttgatCCTAGGCTTCACAGGCTACCCAATACAGAGTCTCATCAAGTGGTTATGAAGGATTCACATACATCAAAGGGTGCCCCTCACTTAGCCAGACCAAACCCTGGTTCATCACAGCCCTCAGGGGCAGGAGCTAGCAATTCTGGTTCCGGGGCTCTGCCTCCGTATGTCCCTAAACTCTCTTCCTCAGCTGGCCTTCCACTGGGAACTTCAACTTCAGTTCTTAGTGGTATTAGTTTGTATGACCCTAGGGATCATGGTTCATCATCCACATCAGAACTAGCAACAGCTTCTTCAGGAGAAAACtcaaagaaccagaaaaaaagtGGTGGCTTAAAAAGTAGTGACAAAAATGAGCCTTCTCCTGGAGAAGCTATCCTTCCACAGAAAACCAGTCCAAATGTGGAAGTCACTCTTGATGGGCCAGCTGACCCACAGGCAGATGTTCCCAGGAGTTCTGGTAAGGTTCAGGTCCCAGCAGTGCACAGCCTTCCTGTTCAGGCATTAACAGGCTTAATTAGGCCACAGTACAGTGATCCAAGGCAGGCAAGGCAGCCAGGACAGGGGAGCCCAACCCCAGATAATGATCCCGGAAGAGAAACAGATGACAAATCTCTGAAAgaggtttttaaaacttttgatcCAACTGCTTCACCATTTTGTTAG